A region of Micromonospora sp. WMMD882 DNA encodes the following proteins:
- the amcA gene encoding multiple cyclophane-containing RiPP AmcA encodes MTVYISRSVATSRAAQRSGAQPSAPVAAVADPPLLTHVWRRFFEQRNRLGFRR; translated from the coding sequence GTGACCGTGTACATCTCCCGCTCGGTCGCGACCAGCCGGGCGGCTCAGCGGTCCGGGGCGCAACCCTCGGCTCCGGTGGCGGCCGTGGCGGATCCGCCGTTGTTGACCCACGTGTGGCGTCGGTTCTTCGAGCAGCGGAACCGGCTGGGGTTCCGCCGATGA
- the amcA gene encoding multiple cyclophane-containing RiPP AmcA — protein MTDALAALVNAAPHDLDRLGVASSRAVASVDAAKFDNRPTWDNRGSFDSRPGWDNWNKKK, from the coding sequence ATGACTGACGCCCTTGCCGCGCTCGTCAATGCCGCGCCGCATGACCTTGACCGTCTCGGTGTCGCATCGTCCCGGGCGGTAGCGTCGGTCGACGCGGCGAAGTTCGACAACCGGCCGACCTGGGACAACCGGGGTAGCTTCGACAGCCGTCCGGGCTGGGACAACTGGAATAAGAAGAAGTGA
- a CDS encoding DUF2637 domain-containing protein, with translation MLAIGGAAGAASFTHVHNVAAAHGQPGWLAWADSIVLELMSIASGLELRRRKRAGVSVVFPATVLACAVTLSLAAQVVEAEPSPIGWIAAAVPALGFLVMVKIALGYTDTTPNPTHSGPAAPTDQSADQSTTIDPARSGGDRDAPSTQPSAERSLPAWTVPDTSDHHPDNGSDGPRPRSGGPVRRGRSSRRGPSGHLHGAEELLPAARRVQERLAVQGQPLTRTALAAGLRAAGHTVSNKRASQLLKILKAEPHPTSPTPARQPPDLADGRTPPATPELSISTTTSSQIPQPLVSQSGDSTP, from the coding sequence ATGCTCGCTATCGGTGGGGCGGCTGGTGCGGCCAGCTTCACCCACGTCCACAACGTGGCCGCCGCTCACGGCCAGCCGGGCTGGTTGGCGTGGGCGGACTCGATCGTGCTGGAGTTGATGTCCATCGCCTCCGGCCTGGAACTCCGCCGTCGCAAACGAGCCGGCGTCTCGGTGGTGTTCCCGGCGACGGTGTTGGCCTGCGCGGTGACGCTCTCGCTTGCCGCACAGGTCGTGGAGGCCGAGCCGTCCCCGATCGGCTGGATCGCCGCAGCCGTGCCCGCGCTCGGGTTCCTGGTCATGGTCAAGATCGCCCTCGGCTACACCGACACCACACCCAACCCCACCCACTCCGGACCCGCCGCACCCACCGACCAGTCGGCGGACCAGTCCACCACCATCGACCCCGCCCGGTCCGGCGGGGACCGCGACGCCCCGTCCACCCAACCATCCGCAGAACGGTCTCTCCCCGCGTGGACCGTCCCCGACACCAGCGACCACCACCCCGACAACGGATCGGACGGTCCGCGTCCCCGTTCCGGTGGACCGGTCCGCCGGGGCCGGTCGTCGCGGCGTGGACCGTCCGGCCATCTCCACGGCGCCGAGGAGCTGCTTCCCGCTGCGCGGCGCGTTCAGGAGCGTCTCGCCGTGCAGGGGCAGCCGTTGACCCGGACCGCCCTGGCCGCAGGACTACGCGCTGCCGGGCACACCGTGTCCAACAAGAGAGCCTCCCAGCTCCTGAAGATCCTCAAAGCCGAACCGCATCCAACGTCCCCAACCCCAGCCCGGCAACCACCTGACCTGGCCGACGGCAGGACGCCACCGGCAACACCGGAGCTCTCCATCTCCACGACCACCAGTTCGCAGATTCCTCAACCGCTCGTATCGCAGTCAGGAGATTCGACACCATGA
- a CDS encoding replication-relaxation family protein, whose amino-acid sequence MDDPVLRVQSQLTGRDRVLLGWLYDHGVLTSFQIAHALFPSLDFCQRRLRTLYRLRLVARFRPQRADGGSYPYHYVIDQLGAEVVAAGRDERPPRRDHARVERRRWTSSRTLEHRLGVNGFFTALAGYARTHPDVRLGEWLSEAACQRLGVFTRPGDPALVRAYQPRVRPDGYGLWASGSTVVPFFVEYDTGGEPLSVLVRKLVGYREWFAAMGRGWPVLFWLHSAARERNLRRVLAEAPPLVPVATGARDHAATAGLCPAEAVWAVAGGDGQRSTLAGLAAWVVDDRDLAGEAAA is encoded by the coding sequence GTGGATGATCCGGTCCTTCGGGTCCAGTCTCAGCTGACCGGCCGTGACCGGGTGTTGCTGGGCTGGCTCTATGACCACGGGGTGTTGACGTCGTTCCAGATCGCGCACGCCCTGTTCCCGTCCCTGGACTTCTGCCAGCGCCGGCTGCGGACGCTGTACCGGTTGCGGTTGGTGGCGCGGTTCCGGCCGCAGCGGGCCGATGGCGGCTCGTATCCGTATCACTACGTCATCGACCAACTCGGCGCGGAGGTCGTCGCCGCGGGCCGCGACGAGCGTCCGCCCCGGCGTGATCACGCCCGGGTGGAGCGGCGGCGTTGGACGTCGAGCCGCACTCTGGAGCATCGCCTCGGGGTGAACGGTTTCTTCACCGCTCTCGCGGGCTACGCCCGGACCCATCCTGATGTCCGGCTGGGGGAGTGGTTGTCGGAGGCGGCGTGTCAGCGGTTGGGGGTGTTCACGCGGCCGGGGGATCCGGCTCTGGTGCGCGCCTATCAACCCCGGGTGCGCCCTGACGGCTATGGCCTCTGGGCGTCGGGTAGCACGGTGGTGCCGTTCTTCGTGGAGTACGACACCGGTGGTGAGCCGCTGTCGGTGTTGGTCCGCAAGCTGGTCGGTTACCGGGAGTGGTTCGCGGCGATGGGGCGGGGGTGGCCGGTGTTGTTCTGGCTGCACTCCGCTGCTCGGGAGCGGAACCTACGCCGGGTGTTGGCCGAGGCGCCGCCGCTGGTCCCGGTGGCTACCGGTGCCCGCGACCACGCGGCCACGGCGGGCCTGTGCCCGGCGGAGGCGGTGTGGGCTGTGGCCGGCGGGGACGGACAACGGTCCACGCTCGCCGGCTTGGCGGCGTGGGTCGTCGATGACCGTGACCTGGCAGGGGAGGCGGCGGCATGA
- a CDS encoding helix-turn-helix domain-containing protein, whose protein sequence is MTNVRITRPAVDGWHPSALRFPGPISQQQVTEARRDLGRRLAAWRAEQGLTQTQLATNICYSRSSVANAEIGRDTSVRRFWQDADRAVDARGALLAAFDQMAALVRDFQTQQAQARDEERQRLSGRTATRATQAATGDCRCGTVVVGRWTGQETRALREALRMTVHDFAQHLGVAPEAVSGWEHCHTSTPPPTMATQAVLDETLTLADSNTKVRFLLILDIPNHHT, encoded by the coding sequence ATGACGAATGTGCGGATCACGCGCCCGGCCGTGGACGGCTGGCATCCGTCGGCTCTGCGCTTTCCAGGGCCGATCAGTCAGCAGCAGGTGACCGAGGCGCGCAGGGACCTCGGTCGTCGGTTGGCCGCCTGGCGCGCCGAGCAGGGGCTCACGCAGACGCAGCTCGCCACGAACATCTGTTACTCCCGCAGTTCGGTCGCCAATGCCGAGATCGGACGGGACACCAGCGTGCGCCGGTTCTGGCAGGACGCCGACCGGGCGGTCGACGCACGAGGTGCCCTCCTGGCGGCGTTCGACCAGATGGCCGCGCTGGTACGGGACTTCCAGACCCAGCAGGCGCAGGCGCGGGACGAGGAACGCCAGCGGCTCTCTGGCCGAACCGCCACCCGGGCCACTCAAGCGGCGACGGGTGACTGCCGGTGCGGGACGGTGGTCGTCGGCCGGTGGACCGGACAGGAGACCCGCGCGCTACGCGAGGCCCTCCGGATGACCGTCCACGACTTCGCCCAGCACCTCGGGGTAGCGCCCGAGGCGGTTTCCGGCTGGGAACACTGCCACACGTCCACACCGCCACCGACGATGGCCACACAAGCGGTCCTGGACGAAACGCTCACGCTCGCCGACAGCAACACTAAAGTCCGGTTCCTACTGATCCTCGACATCCCGAACCACCATACGTAA
- a CDS encoding pentapeptide repeat-containing protein — translation MRTTTVGDLRILLPDLDPDDLDSMSDLTDDLSDAAIENASWRGVTLDDVTVRGSRLIGVDVSESNWEAGIIFGCEITRTDFSGATLSGVNIERCAVSGSRFTGTRLTDIRLRDVLFEGCRFDYATLTRVTAAGAVAFVDCVLTDATWSACRLPDTVLRSCQLVRLELDSCHLQGADLRGNSLHDLKTGLENLHGVTLDEDQLPDLTHLAVQDLNLTVRKR, via the coding sequence ATGCGGACCACGACAGTCGGCGACCTGCGGATCCTGCTCCCGGATCTCGACCCTGACGACCTCGACAGTATGAGTGACCTGACCGACGACCTCAGCGACGCTGCCATCGAGAACGCCTCGTGGCGTGGCGTCACCCTGGACGACGTCACCGTCCGTGGTAGCCGGCTCATCGGTGTCGACGTGAGCGAAAGCAACTGGGAGGCCGGCATCATCTTCGGCTGCGAGATCACCCGTACCGACTTCTCCGGTGCCACCCTGTCCGGCGTCAATATCGAGCGCTGCGCCGTCAGCGGGTCCCGGTTCACCGGCACGAGGCTCACCGACATTCGGCTCAGGGACGTGCTGTTCGAGGGATGCCGCTTCGACTACGCGACCCTCACCCGGGTCACCGCCGCGGGAGCCGTGGCCTTCGTCGACTGCGTCCTCACCGACGCCACCTGGTCGGCCTGCCGCCTGCCCGACACGGTCCTCAGGTCCTGCCAGCTCGTCCGCCTAGAGCTCGACTCCTGCCATCTCCAGGGTGCTGACCTTCGGGGCAACTCGCTGCACGACCTGAAGACCGGTCTCGAAAACCTGCACGGAGTCACCCTCGACGAGGACCAGTTACCCGACCTCACCCACCTGGCCGTTCAGGATCTCAACCTGACAGTGCGGAAGCGATAA
- the amcB gene encoding cyclophane-forming radical SAM peptide maturase AmcB — protein sequence MTGIGVITAVDGPAIAGVFHTLVVQPTSFCNLDCLYCYLPDRRSRRLMTVPVAQACATSIERQGSGHPVSVVWHGGEPTATPISHFQDLLAPFESLRRAGRVRHEVQTNATLINQRWCDLFAAYGFTVGVSVDGPGALNRNRLDHAGRSTIGRTLRGIRVLAQAGLEYSVICVVTPETIDHADDLVDFFTGLPGCQSVGFNIEEQEGAVRQPVSVESAYRFWRRLVQRRTAGGRLRVRDLDRLADYLTAARAGGVDHAPHEPIPTVSWDGRVVLLSPELLGITDPEYGDFVAGNVVEEPITVMLARAGGLRYVAEFVAALNDCADRCGFYDFCRGGQAGNRYFEHGAFTVRETGFCRTTRQALVRATADHLTPTGGPA from the coding sequence ATGACCGGTATCGGTGTCATCACCGCCGTGGACGGGCCGGCGATCGCCGGTGTGTTCCACACGTTGGTGGTGCAGCCGACGAGCTTCTGCAACCTCGACTGCCTCTACTGCTACCTGCCTGACCGCCGGTCGCGTCGCCTGATGACCGTGCCGGTGGCGCAGGCCTGCGCCACCTCGATCGAGCGGCAGGGCAGTGGCCATCCGGTGAGCGTCGTCTGGCATGGTGGCGAGCCGACCGCGACCCCGATCAGCCACTTCCAGGACCTGCTCGCCCCTTTCGAGTCGCTGCGGCGCGCGGGTCGGGTGCGTCACGAGGTCCAGACCAACGCCACGTTGATCAACCAGCGGTGGTGTGACCTGTTCGCCGCCTACGGGTTCACGGTCGGTGTCAGTGTCGACGGCCCGGGTGCCCTGAACCGCAACCGCCTCGACCACGCGGGCAGGTCCACCATCGGGCGCACGTTGCGCGGTATCCGGGTTCTGGCGCAGGCGGGTCTGGAGTACTCGGTGATCTGTGTCGTCACTCCGGAGACCATCGACCATGCCGACGACCTCGTGGACTTCTTCACCGGCCTGCCGGGATGTCAGTCCGTGGGTTTCAACATCGAGGAGCAGGAAGGCGCCGTCCGGCAACCGGTGTCGGTGGAGTCTGCGTACCGGTTCTGGCGGCGGCTCGTGCAGCGCCGCACCGCCGGTGGCCGGTTGCGTGTCCGTGATCTGGATCGTTTGGCCGACTACCTCACCGCCGCCCGCGCTGGGGGCGTCGACCATGCGCCCCATGAGCCGATTCCCACGGTGTCCTGGGACGGCCGGGTCGTGCTCCTGTCACCGGAGCTGCTCGGTATCACCGACCCCGAGTACGGGGACTTCGTCGCCGGGAACGTGGTCGAGGAGCCGATCACCGTGATGCTCGCCCGGGCCGGTGGTCTGCGCTATGTGGCCGAGTTCGTCGCCGCGCTCAACGACTGCGCCGACCGGTGCGGGTTCTATGACTTCTGCCGTGGCGGGCAGGCCGGCAACCGTTACTTCGAACACGGCGCCTTCACCGTCCGCGAGACCGGCTTCTGCCGTACCACCCGACAGGCCCTGGTCCGCGCCACCGCGGACCATCTCACCCCGACTGGAGGACCAGCATGA